One stretch of Orcinus orca chromosome 15, mOrcOrc1.1, whole genome shotgun sequence DNA includes these proteins:
- the LRRC43 gene encoding leucine-rich repeat-containing protein 43 isoform X5, which translates to MLKDSFFYTYFRSLRVVDKQVSLVDKDLLKFVKLEELVLSANQIKEIDTTNLPPTLKVLELYGNKMTSMECLCTHPPPRLQHLGLGHNKLLGPLESLYVTSDYWPNLISLDLSFNDLTDLQGMVSGLQTLQRLRLLVLQGNPLALVPCYRGFIIDGLSGLCVLDDITVAPSEKHLFRGLSHSGDLLAHEARLVVTVGHVRGVLDSSVLDLEPGPQGPFITYSYYVTYEFVEDEEGEGDEYGRVLAEIVKPLPSTEQLGEDIPKEPIKEAEDSVGSGLASQSQSRELEESGASAPLPRPMDSAEEQAKLRPRLDPRLWPSPGTVLFSTVRKPWSDVIPCNYEMQHVLKDLVRLKAFLLSGTTVTIVEEKILSWPAVPPSPNSPSAAKKGKGEKDKKGKEKDKEEKNKKGKDGKDKAGKGEKEPAKEQKGSKKKELRKDLRQDPPVLRVLGSGPVDLEPLLSGEPFVSTVCNFGVVRTLETDRLTLYRDSKKKKGEKAKNAALEARKSKTKLSAASVYESDYRPDPLTVEIQIQLIQGHSTEEALRMLVP; encoded by the exons gTGAGCCTGGTGGACAAGGACCTCCTGAAATTTGTGAAGCTTGAAGAGTTGGTGCTGAGTGCTAATCAAATCAAGGAGATTGACACCACCAACCTGCCCCCAACTCTCAAG GTGCTGGAGCTCTACGGCAACAAGATGACCAGCATGGAGTGTCTGTGCACCCACCCGCCCCCAAGGCTCCAGCACTTGGGGTTGGGTCACAACAAGCTTCTGGGCCCCCTGGAGAGTCTATACGTCACCAGTGATTACTG GCCCAACCTCATCTCCCTGGACCTGAGCTTCAACGACCTGACGGACCTGCAGGGCATGGTGTCCGGCCTCCAAACGCTGCAGCGCCTGAGGTTGCTCGTGCTGCAGGGGAACCCGCTGGCCCTGGTGCCCTGCTACCGGGGCTTCATCATCGACGGCCTGTCTGGCCTCTGCGTGCTGGACGACATCACCGTGGCACCCAGCGAGAAGCATCTGTTCCGTGGGCTCAGCCACAGCGGGG ATCTCCTGGCGCATGAGGCGCGGTTAGTGGTGACTGTTGGACATGTCAGAGGGGTTCTGGACTCCTCGGTCTTGGACCTGGAACCAGGGCCCCAAGGCCCTTTCATCACTTACAGCTATTATGTAACATACGAGTTTGTGGAAGATGAGGAAGGCGAAGGAGATGAATACGGCCGCGTGCTGGCTGAG ATCGTCAAGCCCCTGCCCAGCACGGAACAGCTGGGTGAGGACATTCCCAAAGAGCCCATCAAAGAGGCTGAAGACTCTGTAGGGTCTGGGCTGGCCTCCCAGTCCCAGTCCAGGGAGCTGGAGGAGTCCGGCGCCTCAGCGCCCTTGCCGCGGCCCATGGACTCTGCGGAAGAGCAGGCCAAGCTGCGGCCGCGCCTGGATCCCCGGCTCTGGCCATCCCCGGG GACAGTTCTCTTTAGCACAGTCCGCAAGCCCTGGTCTGACGTCATCCCCTGCAACTACGAGATGCAGCACGTGCTCAAGGACCTGGTGCGGCTCAAGGCCTTCCTGCTCTCAGGGACCACCGTCACCATCGTGGAGGAGAAG ATTCTCTCCTGGCCTGCGGTGCCGCCTTCCCCCAACAGTCCCTCGGCTGCtaagaagggaaagggagagaaggacaagaaagggaaggagaaagacaaggaagagaaaaacaagaagggAAAAGATGGGAAAGACAAAGCAGGCAAAGGGGAGAAAGAACCAGCCAAG GAGCAGAAGGGGAGCAAGAAGAAGGAGCTTCGTAAGGATCTGCGCCAGGACCCGCCCGTCCTCCGGGTGCTGGGCAGTGGCCCGGTGGACCTGGAGCCCCTGCTCTCTGGGGAGCCATTCGTGTCCACCGTGTGCAACTTCGGGGTGGTCCGTACCTTGGAGACCGACAGGCTGACGCTTTACAGG GATTCAAAGAAGAAGAAGGGTGAGAAAGCTAAAAATG CTGCTCTGGAGGCCAGGAAGTCAAAGACCAAGTTGTCAGCAGCGTCAG TGTACGAAAGCGACTACCGTCCCGATCCCCTGACTGTGGAGATCCAGATCCAGCTGATCCAGGGCCACTCGACGGAGGAGGCGCTTCGGATGCTTGTCCCGTAG